Within the Rhodothermales bacterium genome, the region TGCGACCGCGGTGTTGTTACCGGTCAGTTGTCTACCCAGCATCTCGACAGAAGAGCGTATACACGTATGGACGCTGCTCGCCCGAGGGCGTCCGATACTTGTAGCCGAACGAATGTACCAGACGATACTCCGGGCCCAGAGCGTCACCAATCAACACCTCACTGTAGCGCCGTACGGGAAGACCGCTGCAACGATCGACCCCGTCGAGGGAGAACGCCGCAATGATGACGTGGCCACCAGGACGCACGAGCCTGTGTAACGTGTCGAGATACAGATCTCGCTCACGGTCATCAATCAAGAAATGGAACATGGCACGATCGTGCCAGACATGTACTCGTCGTGCCAACCTCGCCAGCGAATCGGGTCTGAGCACATCGTCGACGACCCACGTCACACGTTCTGAATCGGCGGCGGGCATCCTGCCACGCGCTTCTGCCAGCGCCCTCGCGCTCACGTCAGTCGCTACGATCTCCTCGTACCCGAGGCTCAGAAGATTCGGAATAAGAGTGGACGCGCCAGACCCGACATCGAGGAT harbors:
- a CDS encoding class I SAM-dependent methyltransferase; translation: MNQFGEDRQAHWDAVYEPGDVEHLGWYEDSPEQSIEMIKWTRAPRDALILDVGSGASTLIPNLLSLGYEEIVATDVSARALAEARGRMPAADSERVTWVVDDVLRPDSLARLARRVHVWHDRAMFHFLIDDRERDLYLDTLHRLVRPGGHVIIAAFSLDGVDRCSGLPVRRYSEVLIGDALGPEYRLVHSFGYKYRTPSGEQRPYVYTLFCRDAG